The bacterium HR11 DNA segment ACGCTGTTTTACACACGCGGGGACTACAATATCCATCCAGACGTCCTGTTCCAATCGACCCGCCCGTGGTTGGCCCGTCTGCGTTCCATGTTCCGGAAGGTCGTCCGGTTCTTCCTGAACATCGATGCCCTGGTCGGTCAACAGGCTCGGTTCAACGACCAGCAGGTTGAACTCAACGACCGTCTGGTTCACCATACCCGCCTGCTTCACGAGCTGGTCCATCGGCTGGTCGCCGAGCTGACCCGGCTGAACCTCCAGCACCAGGAGCTGGCTCATCGGGTCCAGTGGCTGGAGGAGCAACTCGAATGGTACCGTCAGCGTCACCGGGCCCTCGAGAGCTGGCTCCGGGCGGACCGGCCCGGATGAACGGGTGGAAGTCGGCAAGTCGCGAATGGCGAATAGCGAGCGGCGAATGGTCTGGAGCCTGTCGGCCGGGGCCCTTATTCAACCCCGTCCCGCCGTCACGACGTCTTAGAATTTAGAAGGGCGACCCCGCGCGCCCGAGCGGGGTCGGGATGCAAACGGCCCATCGGCCAAATACCCGAGCCGTCGCTCATCCCGGGGAGGATACGGACCGATGTCTCGGCCCGTCGAGTCGGACTATCGTCTGTGGTCTCAGAGTCTCTACCGCCGTCTCTACCAGGCCCTGACGACCATCGCCAAGCTGGAGGACACGGAGGCCATCGTCCGGTACGTCATGAACGCCCTCGTCGAGGATGCGGCCCCGCCGTACGCCATCATCACGGGGGCCCGGGCCTACCGGCGGGTCAATACCGTCTACCGGTTATTTGCCAAGGCGGGTCAGGCCGGCCCCGTGCCCATCGGGTTTGAGGTCCCGGCGGACTACCCGCCCGTTCAGAAGGCGATCCGCCGCGGTTGGGTCCTCATGCGGGCGACGGACCCCGACTTCGACCCCCGCATCGAGGACGTCGTGGGCGTCCAGACGTATGCGGCCATCGCCCTGGGGCCCCACAAGGAGTTCCTCGTCTCCTTTACACTCCATGAGCCGGTCCCCGACGAGGAGATCATTTACGCCCTGGCGGCGATCCGGCAGGTCGCCGACATGGTCCTGCGGCATCGGGAGCTCCATGCCTTCATCGAGCAGGCCCGGGAGATCCAGCAGTCGCTCCTGCCCCGGGAGGCGCCCGACTTTCCGGGCTACGAGTTTGCCTTCCTGTCCCGGCCGGCCGAGAGCGTCGGGGGCGACGTGTACGACTTCATCCCCGTCTCCCGGGCGATCCTGGGGGTCCTGATCGCCGACGCCATCGGCCACGGCCTCCCGGCGGCCCTCCAGGCCCGGGACGTCGTCGTCGGCGTCCGGATGGGCGTCGAGGAGGACCTCAAGATCGTCCGGATGATGGAGAAGCTATCGGCCGTCCTGCGACACGTCAGTATGGGGAGCCGCTTCACGCCCGTGTTTTACGCCGAGATCGAATGGAACGGCAACGTCATTTACGTGAACGCCGGTCACGTCCCGCCGTTCATCCTGCGGGCCGACGCCGGCGCCTCGGTCCAGTTCCTGACGGTCGGGGGACCCGTCCTGGGCCTCCCGATGGAGGTCGCCTACCAGCGGTCGTTCGAGCGACTCCGACCCGGGGACTTGCTCGTCCTGTACACAGACGGCATCACGGAGACGACCAACGTGACCGGTGAAGAATTTGGGGTCCAGCGACTCGTCGAGATCGTCCGCCGACATCGGACGGACCCGCTTCCGACCATCCTGACGCAGGTCTTCGCGGCCGTCGACGAATTTCGGGACGGCCTCCCCCAGGAGGACGACCAGACGCTGATCCTCGTCCGGAAAGTTGACAGGGGGGCGGTTCCTGATTAGCATTATAGGCCCCCGCGCGGGGACATCTGCCGCACCGCATCCGCCGACATGGACCGGCTTCGGCCGGACCTCGCGGCTGGCTACCCTGGCTTACGAGGCATCTCCATGAGCAGTGGGTTGTTCTGTCTGGGGATGAGTTTGGCTCAACGGGCGACCGAGGTGGCATCCGGTGAAGCGTCGGGCGGGGGGTCCTTCCTGAGCGTCAACGGACTCGTCTTGGCCGTAGCCGTTCTGGTCGCCTTCCTATGGGGCGTCTTACGACGGGTGTACTTTCAGCCCCTCCGCCGCGTCTTGGAAGAGCGGTACCGCCTGACGCTGGGTCGCCTTCAGGAAGCCCAGGAAATCTTGAAGCAAGTCGAGCGGGAGCAAGCCCGTTACGAAGCGGCCATCCGGGAGGTTCGCCAGTATGCAAATCAACGGATGGCCGAGGCGCGGGCCGCCGCTGAAGCCCAGCGGGCGACCTTGATCGAGCAGGCCCGCCAGGAGACGCGGGCCCGGATCGAGGAGGCCCGGGCCCACCTGCAACGCCAGGCTGAACAGGCCAAGCAGGCGCTTCAACTGGAGATCGACCGATGGGCTCTGGAGGTCGTCCAGCGGATCCTCCAGCGCCCCCTGGTGCTTTCGCCAGACCAAGTCGAGCAAATCCGAGACGAGGTCTTACGGACGTAAGCCGTCGTCCCGGGCCGATAGGTCGGAGGGGGCGGGACGAGCCTTACAGGGTCGAAGGAGGCTAAGACGGTGATGGGACACGGAACGCCATGGAGCCGACGGGTCTGGGGCTTTTGGTTCGTCCTGAGCCTCTGTCTCCTATCCAGTTCGGTGATGGCCCGGCCGGACGAGGCCCCGGCCGAGGCAGGTCCCCATTTAGGGGTCCTGCACTATGCGGGTCGGGTCATTAACTTCGGCTGCCTGGCTTTCATCCTGTACTATCTCGTCGTTCGGGTCGGCCGTCTACCGGATGCCCTCCAGACCCAACGGGAAGAGCTCCTCCGGGAGATGGAAGAGGCCCGCCAGCAAAAAGAGGCCGCCGAGGCCAAGTGGCAGGAGGTCCAAGCCCGTCTACAGGGTCTGTCCGACGAACTGGAACGTATGCGTCAGGCGGCCGAGGCCGATGCCCGGCAGGAGGCCGAGCGTATCTTGGCTGAGGCGACAGCCGAGGTCGAGCGCCTGAAGCGCTTGGCCGAGGAGGAAATTCGCCGAGCGGCGGCCTTCGCCCGGGCGGAGGTCCAGGCTTACGTGGCCACGACCGTGGCCCGGATGGTCGAAGGCCTCCTGAGGGCCCACCTGACGCCTGAGGACCATGTCCGCCTGATCGAGGCGTCGCTGGGAAAACTGGCCGAGACGTTCGATTCGGGCCGACGTGGATAGGACCGGCTACCCATCGTCTGATGGGGGCGGTGGGCGATGGCAAGAGACACGAGACTCGCAATCCGTCCTCCGAAAACCCTTTCCGATACCCGGCACCGAGGGCCTGACACCGAATTTTGAGATGACAGCCATGCTCCGAGAAGGCATCGCTCGGCGGTATGCCCGGGCCCTGCTGGACGTCGTCTGGCCCCGGGACCTCTACGAACGAATTCACCAAGAGCTGAAGGACCTGGAAGTCCTGTTTCGGGAGCTTCCGGACCTGGTCCGGTCTCTCGAACAGCCGGGTCGGCCGATGGCAGAAAAGCGACGCATCATCGAGGAACTCGGCCGGCGGCTGGACCTGCATCCCCTGACGGTCCGGTTCCTGGAGCTGGTCGCCGAGAACCGACGGCTTCGAGATTGGTCGGCTATCCTGCGCCTCTTGGAACGTCTGTACCAGGAGGCCCAGGGCATCCAGCCCCTCCAGGTCATCACGGCCGTTCCCCTGGACGACCGTCTGCGTCGACAGGTCCGTCAGGCCCTGGAGGACCTGACAGGCCGCCGGGTCGTCATGGAGGAGCGGGTCGACCCCCGCATCCTGGGGGGCTTCATCGTCCGCATCGGTTCGGTATACTATGACGGAAGCGTCGTCGCCCAGATCCGCCAGATTCGGGACCAGCTGATGGGTACGGAGACGTGAGGTGCGGGAATTCGGGAGGTCGGCAGTTCGGCATTTGGGCAGATGGGCAGGTCGGAGGCCGTCATTCCCGACGGCCGGGCGACCCTTACCGGGACGGATGATGTCCCGCCATCTGCCGGACTGCCGAATTCCCGAACTCCCGAAGGGCCAGATGAGGGGGACGTTATGGCGACCACGATTCGACCCGATGAGATCGCGACCGTCTTGCGTCGACGGCTCGAAGAGCTGGAGACCCGCATCGACCTCTCGGAGACCGGGACGGTCCTGAGCGTCGGGGACGGCATCGCTACGATCTATGGCCTCGAGAAGGTCATGTACGGCGAGATGCTCGTGTTCCCGCACGACGTATACGGGATCGCCATGAACCTGGAGGAAGACACGGTCGGGGCCGTCCTGTTGGGGGACTTCACGAAGATCCGGTCCGGCGACGAAGTCCGACGGACCCGGCGGATCATCAGCGTGCCCGTCGGGGAGGCCCTGATCGGACGGGTCGTGAATGCCCTCGGGGAGCCCATCGACGGGAAGGGCCCCATCGAGGCCAAGCAGTACAACCCCGTCGAGCGACTCGCCCCGGGCGTCGTCGACCGGCGACCGGTCCACCAGCCCCTCCAGACGGGGATCATCGCCATCGACGCCATGATCCCCATCGGCCGGGGCCAGCGGGAGCTCATCATCGGAGACCGCCAGACGGGAAAGACGGCCATCCTGCTCGACACGATCATCAATCAGAAGGGGCAGGACGTCATCTGCGTCTACGTGGCCATCGGCCAGAAGCAGTCGACCATCGCTCAGGTCGTCAAGACCCTCGAAGACTACGGGGCGATGGATTACACGATCGTCGTCGCCGCTTCGGCCAGCGAGCCGGCCCCGATGCTCTACCTGGCACCTTACACGGGCTGTGCCATCGGGGAGTACTTCCGGGACACGGGCCGCCACGCCCTCGTCTGCTACGACGACCTGTCCAAGCACGCCGTGGCCTACCGCGAGATCTCCCTTCTGCTCCGGCGGCCACCCGGCCGGGAGGCCTACCCCGGTGACATCTTCTACCTCCACTCCCGGCTCCTCGAACGGGCCGCCAAGCTTAGCGACGAAAACGGGGGCGGCTCCCTGACGGCCCTGCCCGTCATCGAGACCCAGGCCGGCGACGTCTCGGGCTACATCCCGACCAACGTCATCTCGATCACCGACGGCCAGATCTACCTCGAGTCGGAGCTCTTCTACGCCGGCATCCGACCGGCCATCAACGTCGGTATCTCCGTCTCCCGAGTCGGCGGCGCCGCCCAGGTGAAGGCCATGAAGCAGGTCGCCGGCTTCCTCCGCCTGGAGCTCGCCCAGTACCGGGAGCTGGCCGCCTTCGCCCAGTTCGGCTCCGAGCTCGACCCGGCGACCCAGCGGCAGTTGGCCCGCGGCGAGCGCCTGACCGAAATCCTGAAACAGCCGCAGTTCCAACCGGTGTCTGTCGAGAAGCAGATCGCCATCATCTTTGCCGGGACCGAGGGCTACCTGGACGACCTGCCCGTCTCCGAGTGCGGCCCCTTCAAGTACGCCCTGTTCGAGTACATCGACAAGTACAACCCGCCGGCCATTCGGGCCCTCCGGGAGAAGCTGGAGATCACCGACGACGTCCGGCGCCAGCTCCACGAGATGCT contains these protein-coding regions:
- the rsbU_2 gene encoding Phosphoserine phosphatase RsbU, producing the protein MSRPVESDYRLWSQSLYRRLYQALTTIAKLEDTEAIVRYVMNALVEDAAPPYAIITGARAYRRVNTVYRLFAKAGQAGPVPIGFEVPADYPPVQKAIRRGWVLMRATDPDFDPRIEDVVGVQTYAAIALGPHKEFLVSFTLHEPVPDEEIIYALAAIRQVADMVLRHRELHAFIEQAREIQQSLLPREAPDFPGYEFAFLSRPAESVGGDVYDFIPVSRAILGVLIADAIGHGLPAALQARDVVVGVRMGVEEDLKIVRMMEKLSAVLRHVSMGSRFTPVFYAEIEWNGNVIYVNAGHVPPFILRADAGASVQFLTVGGPVLGLPMEVAYQRSFERLRPGDLLVLYTDGITETTNVTGEEFGVQRLVEIVRRHRTDPLPTILTQVFAAVDEFRDGLPQEDDQTLILVRKVDRGAVPD
- the atpF_2 gene encoding ATP synthase subunit b, translating into MMGHGTPWSRRVWGFWFVLSLCLLSSSVMARPDEAPAEAGPHLGVLHYAGRVINFGCLAFILYYLVVRVGRLPDALQTQREELLREMEEARQQKEAAEAKWQEVQARLQGLSDELERMRQAAEADARQEAERILAEATAEVERLKRLAEEEIRRAAAFARAEVQAYVATTVARMVEGLLRAHLTPEDHVRLIEASLGKLAETFDSGRRG
- the atpA gene encoding ATP synthase subunit alpha; translation: MATTIRPDEIATVLRRRLEELETRIDLSETGTVLSVGDGIATIYGLEKVMYGEMLVFPHDVYGIAMNLEEDTVGAVLLGDFTKIRSGDEVRRTRRIISVPVGEALIGRVVNALGEPIDGKGPIEAKQYNPVERLAPGVVDRRPVHQPLQTGIIAIDAMIPIGRGQRELIIGDRQTGKTAILLDTIINQKGQDVICVYVAIGQKQSTIAQVVKTLEDYGAMDYTIVVAASASEPAPMLYLAPYTGCAIGEYFRDTGRHALVCYDDLSKHAVAYREISLLLRRPPGREAYPGDIFYLHSRLLERAAKLSDENGGGSLTALPVIETQAGDVSGYIPTNVISITDGQIYLESELFYAGIRPAINVGISVSRVGGAAQVKAMKQVAGFLRLELAQYRELAAFAQFGSELDPATQRQLARGERLTEILKQPQFQPVSVEKQIAIIFAGTEGYLDDLPVSECGPFKYALFEYIDKYNPPAIRALREKLEITDDVRRQLHEMLKEFKEKFVAERNLR
- the atpF_1 gene encoding ATP synthase subunit b, sodium ion specific → MSSGLFCLGMSLAQRATEVASGEASGGGSFLSVNGLVLAVAVLVAFLWGVLRRVYFQPLRRVLEERYRLTLGRLQEAQEILKQVEREQARYEAAIREVRQYANQRMAEARAAAEAQRATLIEQARQETRARIEEARAHLQRQAEQAKQALQLEIDRWALEVVQRILQRPLVLSPDQVEQIRDEVLRT
- the atpH gene encoding ATP synthase subunit delta, giving the protein MLREGIARRYARALLDVVWPRDLYERIHQELKDLEVLFRELPDLVRSLEQPGRPMAEKRRIIEELGRRLDLHPLTVRFLELVAENRRLRDWSAILRLLERLYQEAQGIQPLQVITAVPLDDRLRRQVRQALEDLTGRRVVMEERVDPRILGGFIVRIGSVYYDGSVVAQIRQIRDQLMGTET